GCTTCGAACAGAGATGCGGAAAGGATTTTGATAAGACCGCTACAGGACATTATGCCTCTACTACCGAGAAGGACGGAAAAGTATATCTTTCCACCGCTATCGACCCGGTGAAGGACCAGACCGACTTCCTGGCTCAGATTGACTACCTGCAGGTATCCAAGCTGATGTTCCCGTTGGGTAGCCTGATGAAAAGCGAGGTAAGAGATGCAGCGCTTCGTGCAGCCCTGCCTACCGCCAAGCGAAAAGACAGCCAGGGTATCTGTTTCTTGGGCAAGATCAACTACAACGACTTTATACGTCGTTACCTGGGTGAAAAAGAGGGTAAGATTGTGGAGCTGGAAACCGGAAAGGTACTTGGCACCCACAAAGGATACTGGTTCCACACCATCGGCCAGCGCAAAGGATTGGGCTTGGGCGGAGGTCCCTGGTTTGTAATTAAGAAGGACCTCGATGAGAACATCATCTATGTTTCCTGCGGGCACGACGTGGAGACCCAGTACAGCACCGAGTTTACCATGCACGATTTCCACTTCATCACCGATAATCCTTGGGAATCTGTAAAGGATTCAATCGATGTCACTTTCAAAATACGCCATACTCCGGAATTCATTCCCGGCAAACTGACCCTCGACGGA
The Bacteroides sedimenti genome window above contains:
- the mnmA gene encoding tRNA 2-thiouridine(34) synthase MnmA; this encodes MEIATLLSGGVDSSVVVHLLKEQGYDPSLFYIKIGMDGDNDLTCTAEEDIEMATFVARKYGCRFEIIDLQKEYWDNVVAYTIDKVRRGLTPNPDVMCNKLIKFGCFEQRCGKDFDKTATGHYASTTEKDGKVYLSTAIDPVKDQTDFLAQIDYLQVSKLMFPLGSLMKSEVRDAALRAALPTAKRKDSQGICFLGKINYNDFIRRYLGEKEGKIVELETGKVLGTHKGYWFHTIGQRKGLGLGGGPWFVIKKDLDENIIYVSCGHDVETQYSTEFTMHDFHFITDNPWESVKDSIDVTFKIRHTPEFIPGKLTLDGGNYKIESSKKLQGVAPGQFGVVYDKDAHICIGSGEIQSNAAGAF